A single region of the Streptomyces caelestis genome encodes:
- a CDS encoding T3SS effector HopA1 family protein has product MNQYQAAFSAISEDVEVRNESTFHHREWGELRPAPGVESAPGDLPVLPHLSRFLYLSYYAGDTRAARWLIDGAPVVLGTRRREDPAVARALAEANQGSGYWDADWQTVEAGPAGRRVRKNGLTLTVTAEETLPSTAAPDQPVSVRFPPDRPYTYPGWYLAIGDEGMPRHGERPVVRLYYAPRDAASAADLIRAITGRLCTARVPYQLKAANHPEGYERRDAMVLYLYRDDWRRHELDLTDIHREHIDALRDTGPVLALELGRGWWLADEPEHREGRLMSFGQHRCLLVAEGLVTAWRDGRTTAADRLRAIEERYRAERLDPAKPYLNAQGSADR; this is encoded by the coding sequence ATGAACCAGTACCAAGCAGCGTTCTCCGCGATCTCCGAAGACGTGGAGGTCCGGAATGAATCCACCTTCCATCACCGCGAGTGGGGCGAGCTCCGGCCCGCCCCTGGAGTCGAGTCCGCGCCCGGGGACCTCCCTGTTCTGCCTCACCTGTCCCGGTTCCTGTACCTGAGCTACTACGCAGGTGACACGCGTGCCGCGCGCTGGCTGATAGACGGCGCGCCAGTTGTGTTGGGCACGCGCAGGCGAGAGGACCCGGCCGTGGCCCGGGCACTGGCCGAGGCCAACCAGGGCAGCGGCTACTGGGACGCCGACTGGCAGACAGTCGAAGCTGGGCCTGCGGGCCGCCGGGTGCGCAAGAACGGCCTGACCCTCACTGTCACGGCGGAGGAAACCCTGCCGTCGACAGCCGCACCCGATCAGCCGGTGAGCGTCAGGTTTCCGCCGGACCGTCCGTATACGTATCCCGGCTGGTACCTCGCCATCGGCGACGAAGGCATGCCCCGCCACGGCGAACGGCCCGTCGTACGCCTGTACTACGCGCCCCGGGACGCCGCGTCCGCCGCCGACCTGATCCGCGCGATCACCGGGCGGCTGTGCACCGCGCGGGTCCCGTACCAACTGAAGGCCGCCAACCATCCGGAGGGGTACGAGCGACGGGATGCGATGGTCCTCTATCTGTACCGGGACGACTGGCGCCGCCATGAGCTGGACCTGACGGACATACACCGCGAGCACATCGACGCACTCCGTGACACGGGACCGGTCCTCGCGCTGGAGCTGGGCAGAGGCTGGTGGCTGGCGGACGAGCCAGAGCATCGGGAGGGCCGGCTCATGAGCTTCGGCCAGCACCGCTGCCTGTTGGTCGCCGAGGGGCTGGTGACGGCCTGGCGGGACGGGCGCACCACTGCGGCGGATCGGCTCCGCGCCATCGAGGAACGGTACCGGGCGGAGCGACTCG